From one Flavobacteriales bacterium genomic stretch:
- a CDS encoding energy transducer TonB: MRMLLPLMLFLLCSNAGLAQADADSLIIGRRMERLPSFPNGEQALYKYLDRNVRMPEAALAASISGSVYITFLIDSTGALHDPEVKRGLGYGCDEEAVRVVRGMPRWEPGTVLRKPHAVQYILPVRFDGRRRRR; this comes from the coding sequence GAGGATGCTGTTGCCGTTGATGCTTTTCCTGCTGTGCTCGAATGCCGGACTGGCTCAAGCTGATGCAGACAGTCTGATCATTGGCAGGCGCATGGAACGATTACCGTCCTTCCCGAACGGAGAACAGGCCCTGTACAAGTACCTCGACCGCAACGTGCGCATGCCCGAAGCGGCATTGGCGGCCAGCATTTCGGGCAGCGTCTATATCACATTCCTAATTGACAGCACGGGCGCCCTGCATGACCCGGAGGTGAAGCGCGGCCTTGGGTATGGCTGCGATGAGGAAGCCGTTCGCGTGGTGCGTGGAATGCCGCGTTGGGAGCCCGGCACTGTGCTGCGCAAGCCGCACGCCGTTCAGTACATCCTGCCTGTGCGCTTCGATGGGCGCAGGCGGCGGCGATAA
- a CDS encoding T9SS type A sorting domain-containing protein yields the protein MPTVALFSQCPAGQMEITIEVLTDDWGNETYWQLVPFGNACNQAPIFIGGNTTALGCASGGTQTSPAGGYASNSTFTEGPWCLDEGVQYNIISIDSYGDGQATFRVRANGAVIGEFDEDGGFHIFTFLVQEPLALDMGVTALTTPLYNRIGLETRFSGVLRNFGSATVTDFTLNAALDGNVVFTQPYSGMSIGSGNSYEFLTTDAWMPASPGGTVLTVWASDLNGSADEDPSNDMATADLWVNDVIPDLVPAIIANGSEITIVADDDEDLLTPRDIAWHPDPARNEIWAINKDVPGTGGSTVRFFNPGEPNQAHLWQRDPSAGHFMSLPTGIAMGDNGNFATSPGIFDANQNGGDPFTGPTLWSADPNIYAFPGEGPLGSHLDMLHVNPRSQGIAHDRWNRYWVVDGHNGDVVMNDFREDHGPGNTWHGDAVIRRYGGVTIVRDPNDHIVSHCELDKRTGWLYVVDHGNQRILRLDTRSGSVNGPASFGPWESYVEYTQMSGHIWETIITTGLVQPAGIAISGDHLLVSDHANGDIVIFDISEGGSFAELGRIQTGAAGIMGIEVGPDGRIWFVNATTHALGVIGVDENVGIAVAPAAQLRAYPNPANDRIFITEAQRLSPATPISLRDAAGRIAMQSTAGAAVNGIDVSALAPGAYALELAGGATRIVIAR from the coding sequence ATGCCCACGGTCGCCCTCTTCAGCCAATGCCCCGCCGGGCAGATGGAGATCACCATTGAGGTGCTCACCGACGATTGGGGCAACGAGACCTACTGGCAGCTGGTGCCCTTCGGCAACGCGTGCAATCAGGCTCCGATCTTCATCGGCGGCAATACCACGGCGCTGGGCTGCGCCAGCGGCGGCACCCAGACCTCGCCCGCCGGAGGCTACGCCAGCAACAGCACTTTCACCGAGGGCCCATGGTGCCTCGATGAAGGCGTGCAGTACAACATCATCAGCATCGATAGCTACGGCGATGGCCAGGCCACTTTCCGGGTGCGGGCCAATGGCGCGGTAATCGGTGAGTTCGATGAGGATGGCGGCTTCCACATCTTCACCTTCCTGGTCCAGGAGCCGCTAGCACTCGACATGGGCGTCACCGCGCTCACCACGCCGCTGTACAACCGCATCGGGCTCGAGACGCGCTTCAGCGGCGTGCTGCGCAACTTCGGATCGGCCACCGTCACGGACTTCACGCTGAATGCCGCGCTCGATGGCAATGTGGTCTTCACACAGCCCTACAGCGGCATGAGCATCGGCTCTGGCAACAGCTACGAGTTCCTCACCACGGACGCCTGGATGCCCGCGAGCCCGGGGGGCACCGTGCTCACCGTGTGGGCCAGCGACCTGAATGGCAGCGCCGATGAGGACCCATCGAACGACATGGCCACGGCTGATCTCTGGGTGAATGATGTGATCCCCGACCTGGTTCCGGCGATCATCGCCAATGGCAGCGAGATCACCATCGTGGCCGACGACGACGAGGACCTGCTCACCCCGCGCGACATCGCCTGGCACCCCGATCCCGCGCGCAACGAGATCTGGGCGATCAACAAGGATGTGCCCGGAACCGGTGGCAGCACCGTGCGCTTCTTCAACCCCGGCGAACCGAATCAGGCCCACCTCTGGCAACGAGATCCAAGCGCGGGCCATTTCATGAGCCTGCCCACCGGCATCGCCATGGGCGACAACGGCAACTTCGCCACCAGCCCGGGCATCTTCGACGCCAACCAGAACGGCGGCGATCCTTTCACCGGACCTACGTTGTGGAGCGCAGACCCCAACATCTACGCCTTCCCCGGTGAAGGCCCGCTGGGCAGCCACCTCGATATGCTGCACGTGAATCCGCGCAGCCAGGGCATCGCGCACGACCGCTGGAACCGCTATTGGGTGGTGGACGGCCACAACGGCGATGTGGTGATGAACGACTTCCGCGAGGACCACGGTCCGGGCAACACCTGGCACGGCGATGCCGTGATCCGGCGCTACGGCGGCGTCACCATCGTGCGCGACCCGAATGACCACATCGTGAGCCATTGCGAATTGGACAAGCGAACCGGCTGGCTCTACGTAGTGGACCATGGCAACCAGCGGATCCTGCGCCTCGATACGCGCAGCGGGAGCGTGAATGGCCCCGCATCCTTCGGTCCTTGGGAGAGCTACGTGGAGTACACTCAGATGAGCGGCCACATCTGGGAGACCATCATCACCACCGGTCTGGTCCAGCCAGCGGGCATCGCCATCAGCGGCGACCACCTGCTGGTGAGCGACCATGCCAACGGCGACATCGTGATCTTCGACATCAGTGAAGGCGGCAGCTTCGCAGAGCTGGGACGGATCCAGACAGGCGCAGCTGGCATCATGGGAATCGAGGTGGGCCCCGATGGCCGAATCTGGTTCGTGAACGCCACCACGCATGCGCTCGGCGTCATCGGCGTCGATGAGAACGTGGGCATCGCGGTGGCGCCGGCCGCGCAGCTCCGCGCCTACCCCAACCCGGCCAACGACCGCATCTTCATCACAGAAGCGCAGCGCTTGTCGCCAGCAACACCGATCAGCCTGCGCGATGCCGCCGGCCGCATCGCCATGCAAAGCACCGCTGGGGCTGCCGTGAATGGCATCGATGTATCGGCCTTGGCCCCTGGCGCCTATGCCCTGGAACTGGCCGGTGGCGCCACCCGGATCGTGATCGCCCGCTGA
- a CDS encoding GNAT family N-acetyltransferase, with the protein MLEPDLSAFPVLRTERLVLREITAADAPALFALRTDERVMRHLARPRASTEQDAAGLIEQIAEGRSKGTGITWGISLIEAPELIGTIGFYRLRPEHYTAEVGYLLSPDQWRKGLMTEALTAVTAHGFGMGFWRIEAITDPANGASRGLLERSGYRYEGTLRGNLHWQGKQLDSAMYARLASD; encoded by the coding sequence ATGCTTGAACCCGATCTCTCCGCATTCCCGGTCCTGCGCACCGAACGCTTGGTACTGCGCGAGATCACCGCGGCCGACGCGCCCGCGCTCTTCGCCTTGCGCACGGATGAACGCGTGATGCGGCACCTGGCCCGCCCGCGCGCCAGCACAGAGCAGGACGCCGCCGGACTCATCGAACAGATCGCCGAAGGCCGGAGCAAAGGGACCGGCATCACCTGGGGCATCAGCTTGATCGAAGCACCGGAATTGATCGGCACCATCGGCTTCTACCGGCTCCGTCCCGAGCACTACACGGCGGAAGTGGGCTACCTGCTCAGCCCTGATCAGTGGCGCAAGGGGTTGATGACGGAAGCCTTGACCGCCGTGACCGCGCATGGATTCGGTATGGGATTCTGGCGGATCGAAGCCATCACGGATCCGGCCAACGGGGCCTCCCGTGGCTTGCTGGAGCGCAGCGGATACCGGTACGAGGGAACCTTGCGCGGCAATCTCCACTGGCAAGGCAAGCAGCTCGACTCCGCTATGTACGCCCGTTTGGCCTCGGACTGA